The following proteins are co-located in the Micromonospora viridifaciens genome:
- a CDS encoding FtsK/SpoIIIE domain-containing protein, whose translation MDAVASPKARAGRAAALHRKAEATATAAAAILDEIRPAPADHHRQYDLAERLRTAAALAAPGWAGAPLETLTPTTPPGGGPPPVVRVGTAAPLDDARFPALVPLLGSGHLSIDTDARDSRVAGLLRALLLRLFAATPAGGLLARAVDGTGGEATFTGFAALADAGLLPPPATDVAGLRTVLAEAEQWVAAGTARQRGHDRPLLLMVAALPNGTAPSDLTRIGELAAQGQRAGLHLVVAGWPGAPLPQATPLMMRTAYALVGDPPGMGLSTPGAEPPGGLNSPVFVEEDPPQDLVAEVCRRLARQIEDGSRLALTDLLPDGEPWASDSLDGLATTVGDAAGRPVSLGFTELTPHWLVSGRSQAGRSAFLTNVLFGLAARYGPDELALYLADLGEGESFVEFLQTERDRSWVPQVRAAGMAADREYVADLLRELEAELRRREDAGRRAGGQRYAELRQHQSLPRIVCVIDNFPLLLRERDRLATDFLARLEALARAARAYGIHLILAGEGDLGIGGPRDPLLGQFPVRVALPGGAAVLEPTNDAAAGLPVGSAVVNTAGGLGGPRGATRGHERMIRFPDPHADPDVLATLRQRLWSARPEGSPPPVVFAGYARPLLANDPRYRAALAGRAHAPAALLGRAVDVHRSTAAVPLGPAAGRNLAVLGRDEEAERLLVTAVRSVAAHHRSARFVLAPLANGSAEAAAVLAAELTERHGVATVDVAGLRAALEAGEPGYLVVFGLDVPDATELPADLLRTLLLEGPAAGQHLLGWWRSVAPLAGLVGPEGEVDKLTAVVATDVPGGRLEQLFDRPVLWRPRPGRAVLWDGPGEQGTVLVPFGEAAA comes from the coding sequence GTGGACGCGGTGGCGAGTCCGAAGGCGCGAGCCGGCCGGGCCGCTGCGCTGCACCGGAAGGCCGAGGCCACCGCGACCGCGGCGGCTGCCATTCTGGACGAGATCCGACCCGCTCCGGCCGACCACCACCGGCAGTACGACCTGGCGGAGCGGCTCCGGACGGCGGCGGCGCTCGCCGCGCCGGGCTGGGCCGGCGCCCCGTTGGAGACGCTGACCCCGACCACCCCGCCCGGGGGCGGCCCACCGCCAGTTGTGCGGGTGGGCACCGCGGCACCGTTGGACGACGCCCGGTTCCCGGCGCTGGTGCCGCTGCTCGGCAGTGGACATTTGAGCATCGACACGGACGCCCGCGATTCGCGGGTGGCCGGGCTGCTCCGGGCCCTCCTGCTCCGGCTGTTCGCCGCCACCCCGGCCGGCGGCCTGCTGGCCCGCGCGGTGGACGGCACCGGCGGCGAGGCTACCTTCACCGGCTTCGCCGCGCTCGCCGACGCGGGGCTGCTGCCGCCGCCCGCCACCGACGTGGCCGGGCTCCGGACGGTCCTGGCCGAGGCCGAGCAGTGGGTGGCCGCCGGCACGGCCCGGCAACGCGGGCACGATCGGCCGCTGCTGCTGATGGTGGCCGCCCTGCCTAACGGCACCGCCCCGTCCGACCTCACTCGGATCGGAGAGCTGGCCGCCCAGGGCCAGCGCGCGGGGCTGCACCTGGTGGTGGCCGGCTGGCCGGGCGCACCGCTGCCCCAGGCCACCCCGCTGATGATGCGCACGGCGTACGCGCTGGTGGGCGATCCACCCGGCATGGGGTTGAGCACCCCCGGCGCGGAGCCGCCCGGCGGCCTGAACTCTCCGGTCTTCGTCGAGGAAGACCCGCCACAGGACCTGGTGGCCGAGGTCTGCCGGCGGCTGGCTCGGCAGATCGAGGACGGCTCCCGGCTGGCCCTGACCGACCTGCTGCCCGATGGTGAGCCGTGGGCGTCGGATTCCCTCGACGGGCTTGCCACGACGGTCGGTGACGCCGCCGGCCGGCCGGTCAGCCTCGGCTTCACCGAGCTGACCCCGCACTGGCTGGTCAGCGGCCGTTCGCAGGCGGGGCGGTCGGCGTTCCTCACCAACGTGCTGTTCGGCCTGGCCGCCCGGTACGGCCCGGACGAGCTGGCCCTCTATCTGGCCGACCTCGGCGAGGGTGAGTCCTTCGTGGAGTTCCTCCAGACCGAGCGGGACCGGTCCTGGGTGCCGCAGGTCCGGGCCGCCGGGATGGCCGCCGACCGGGAGTACGTGGCGGACCTGCTCCGAGAGCTGGAGGCGGAGCTGCGCCGGCGGGAGGACGCGGGCCGGCGGGCCGGCGGGCAGCGCTACGCGGAGCTGCGCCAGCACCAGTCGCTGCCCCGGATCGTCTGCGTGATCGACAACTTCCCGCTGCTGCTTCGGGAACGGGACCGGTTGGCCACGGATTTTCTGGCTCGGCTGGAGGCGCTGGCCAGAGCCGCGCGGGCGTACGGGATCCATCTGATCCTGGCCGGCGAGGGTGACCTCGGCATCGGCGGCCCCCGCGACCCGCTGCTCGGCCAGTTCCCGGTCCGGGTGGCGCTGCCCGGTGGGGCCGCCGTGCTGGAGCCGACGAACGACGCGGCCGCGGGCCTGCCCGTGGGCAGCGCGGTGGTGAACACCGCCGGTGGGCTCGGCGGGCCGCGCGGCGCGACCCGGGGCCACGAGCGGATGATCCGCTTCCCGGACCCGCACGCGGACCCGGACGTCCTCGCCACGCTGCGGCAGCGGCTGTGGTCGGCCCGCCCGGAGGGCAGCCCCCCGCCGGTGGTCTTCGCCGGGTACGCGCGCCCGCTGCTTGCCAACGACCCGCGCTACCGGGCCGCCCTGGCGGGTCGGGCGCACGCTCCGGCCGCGCTGCTCGGCCGGGCGGTGGACGTACACCGGTCCACGGCGGCCGTACCCCTCGGGCCGGCCGCGGGCCGGAACCTGGCCGTGCTGGGCCGGGACGAGGAGGCCGAGCGGCTGCTGGTCACGGCCGTCCGGAGCGTGGCCGCGCACCACCGCTCGGCGCGGTTTGTGCTGGCTCCGCTGGCGAACGGGTCGGCCGAGGCGGCCGCGGTTCTCGCCGCCGAGCTGACCGAGCGGCACGGGGTGGCGACCGTCGACGTGGCCGGCCTGCGGGCCGCGCTGGAGGCCGGCGAGCCGGGGTACCTGGTGGTGTTCGGGCTGGATGTGCCGGACGCGACCGAGTTGCCGGCCGATCTGCTGCGGACGCTGCTGCTGGAGGGGCCGGCGGCCGGCCAACACCTGCTCGGCTGGTGGCGCTCGGTGGCGCCGCTGGCGGGGCTGGTCGGTCCGGAGGGCGAGGTGGACAAGCTGACCGCCGTGGTGGCGACCGACGTGCCGGGCGGCCGGCTGGAGCAGCTCTTCGACCGGCCGGTGCTGTGGCGGCCCCGGCCGGGGCGGGCGGTGCTCTGGGACGGCCCCGGTGAGCAGGGGACAGTCCTGGTGCCGTTCGGGGAGGCGGCGGCGTGA
- the hpt gene encoding hypoxanthine phosphoribosyltransferase, whose product MADGSWYDADIDHVIISEAQIREKTAELAKQVSADYAHVEDGLLLVCVLKGAVMFMADFARALGRQGPPAELEFMAVSSYGQGTTSSGVVRILKDLDRDIAGRHVVVVEDIVDSGLTLSWLLRYLESRSAASVEVVALFRKPDAVKVPVPVKYVGFDIPTEFVVGYGLDFGERYRELPYVGVLKPEVYARA is encoded by the coding sequence ATGGCTGACGGCTCCTGGTACGACGCCGACATCGACCACGTGATCATTTCCGAGGCACAGATCCGTGAGAAGACCGCGGAACTGGCCAAGCAGGTCTCCGCGGACTACGCGCACGTCGAGGACGGGCTGCTGCTCGTCTGTGTGCTGAAGGGCGCGGTCATGTTCATGGCCGACTTCGCCCGGGCGCTGGGCCGCCAGGGCCCGCCCGCCGAGCTGGAGTTCATGGCCGTCTCCTCGTACGGCCAGGGCACCACCTCGTCCGGCGTGGTCCGGATCCTCAAGGACCTGGACCGGGACATCGCCGGCCGGCACGTGGTGGTCGTCGAGGACATCGTCGACTCCGGCCTGACCCTCTCCTGGCTGCTGCGCTACCTGGAGTCCCGCTCCGCGGCCAGCGTCGAGGTGGTCGCCCTGTTCCGCAAGCCGGACGCGGTCAAGGTGCCGGTCCCGGTCAAGTACGTCGGCTTCGACATCCCGACCGAGTTCGTCGTCGGCTACGGCCTCGACTTCGGCGAGCGGTACCGGGAGCTGCCCTACGTCGGCGTGCTCAAGCCCGAGGTGTACGCCCGGGCCTGA
- the folE gene encoding GTP cyclohydrolase I FolE has product MAASSTEPDGDEALDYVAARLISGKLTGRPVEETMDLARIEKAVREILIAVGEDPDRDGLQQTPARVARAYAELFAGLRVDPAQVLSTTFEANHEELVLVRDIDVMSLCEHHLLPFRGSAHIGYIPGPDGRITGLSKLARLVEVFARRPQVQERLTAQIADLLMSKLAPRGVVVVLECEHMCMAMRGIQKSGAKTITSAVRGTLQRDAKSRAEAMALIIPR; this is encoded by the coding sequence CTGGCCGCCTCGTCGACCGAGCCCGACGGTGACGAGGCACTCGACTACGTCGCCGCGCGCCTGATCAGCGGCAAGCTCACCGGCCGCCCGGTCGAGGAGACCATGGACCTGGCCCGGATCGAGAAGGCCGTCCGGGAGATCCTCATCGCGGTCGGCGAGGACCCGGACCGGGACGGCCTCCAGCAGACGCCGGCCCGGGTCGCCCGCGCGTACGCCGAGCTCTTCGCCGGCCTGCGGGTGGATCCGGCGCAGGTGCTCAGCACCACCTTCGAGGCCAACCACGAGGAGCTGGTGCTCGTCCGGGACATCGACGTGATGAGCCTCTGCGAGCACCACCTGCTCCCGTTCCGCGGCAGCGCCCACATCGGTTACATCCCCGGGCCGGACGGCCGGATCACCGGCCTGTCCAAGCTGGCCCGGCTGGTCGAGGTCTTCGCCCGCCGCCCGCAGGTGCAGGAGCGGCTCACCGCGCAGATCGCCGACCTGCTGATGAGCAAGCTGGCCCCGCGCGGCGTCGTGGTGGTGCTCGAATGCGAGCACATGTGCATGGCGATGCGCGGCATCCAGAAGTCCGGCGCCAAGACGATCACGTCGGCGGTCCGGGGCACCCTCCAGCGCGACGCCAAGTCCCGCGCCGAGGCGATGGCGCTCATCATCCCCCGCTGA
- a CDS encoding M23 family metallopeptidase, with protein sequence MSTPAGIVSGRRKLRLGVLTAAVTTVLTLLCCVGGAGAFLLTELGGDEKGKLTAALACDPAYQVDLTREMPRFSEYGDGQLRNAAIIIKVGQDLNLPARGWVIALATAMQESALRNLANSTVPASLALPHEGVGSDHDSLGLFQQRPGWGSVQQRMTPSYAARKFYEKMLEVPNWQQRPLTVVAQRVQRSAFPDAYAKHEDLAGRIVNALAGGAARTVEIADKAVCDAAAGARIAASGWTAPIAGGVGSGFRTNERPGHNGVDIAAAKETPIHAAAAGRVLVARCDPDHSGRRDCNRDGWSGKGGCGWFVDILHAGGYITRYCHMVRRPHVVPGQSVEAGQEIGLAGSSGDSSGPHLHFEVHVDADRSPRGAINPVPFMRERGAPLGGTT encoded by the coding sequence GTGAGCACCCCAGCGGGTATCGTGTCTGGCCGTCGGAAGCTGCGGCTCGGCGTCCTGACCGCCGCGGTGACCACCGTACTCACCTTGCTCTGCTGTGTCGGTGGCGCCGGCGCGTTTCTCCTCACCGAGCTGGGCGGCGATGAGAAGGGCAAGCTGACCGCTGCCCTGGCCTGCGACCCCGCCTACCAGGTCGACCTCACCAGGGAGATGCCTCGCTTCTCCGAGTACGGCGACGGCCAGCTGCGCAACGCCGCCATCATCATCAAGGTCGGCCAGGACCTAAACTTGCCCGCTCGTGGCTGGGTCATCGCGCTGGCCACCGCGATGCAGGAGTCCGCGCTGCGCAATCTCGCCAACAGCACCGTGCCGGCCTCGCTGGCCCTGCCGCACGAGGGTGTCGGCTCGGACCACGACTCGCTCGGCCTGTTCCAGCAGCGGCCCGGCTGGGGCAGTGTCCAGCAACGGATGACTCCTTCGTACGCCGCTCGGAAGTTCTACGAGAAGATGCTCGAGGTGCCGAACTGGCAGCAGCGGCCGCTGACCGTGGTCGCACAGCGGGTCCAGCGCAGCGCCTTTCCCGACGCGTACGCCAAGCACGAGGACCTGGCCGGGCGGATCGTGAACGCCCTGGCGGGCGGTGCCGCCCGCACGGTGGAGATCGCCGACAAGGCGGTCTGCGACGCCGCAGCCGGTGCCCGGATCGCCGCTTCGGGCTGGACCGCCCCGATCGCTGGCGGCGTCGGCTCCGGCTTCCGGACAAACGAGCGCCCCGGACACAACGGCGTCGACATCGCCGCAGCGAAGGAGACCCCGATCCACGCGGCGGCCGCGGGTCGGGTGCTGGTCGCCCGCTGCGATCCCGACCACTCCGGACGGCGGGACTGCAACCGCGACGGCTGGTCGGGCAAGGGTGGCTGCGGCTGGTTCGTGGACATCCTGCACGCCGGCGGATACATCACCCGCTACTGCCACATGGTCAGGCGGCCACACGTGGTGCCGGGGCAGTCGGTGGAGGCCGGACAGGAGATTGGTCTCGCCGGGAGCAGCGGGGACTCATCCGGTCCGCACCTGCACTTCGAGGTGCACGTGGACGCCGACCGGTCGCCCCGGGGCGCGATCAACCCGGTCCCGTTCATGCGGGAACGCGGCGCACCGCTGGGCGGCACCACGTGA
- the ftsH gene encoding ATP-dependent zinc metalloprotease FtsH, which yields MERTRFFRRPVVWIILVILGAVVLSQLFTAGPSFHRVDTSVALDQLHTAKINKVVFQDKEQTLQLELAQKTKFGDTTTDRIEAQFPYEAGNDIWKQVLDAKAADRVTGPADAKVSSDSIWVSLLVNLLPIALLVLLLLFFMSQMQGGGSRVLNFGKSKAKMITKDTPKTTFADVAGADEAVEELHEIKDFLQNPAKYQALGAKIPKGVLLFGPPGTGKTLLARAVAGEAGVPFYSISGSDFVEMFVGVGASRVRDLFEQAKSNAPAIVFVDEIDAVGRHRGAGMGGGHDEREQTLNQLLVEMDGFDTKGGVILIAATNRPDILDPALLRPGRFDRQIPVDAPDMEGRKAILRVHAKGKPFTPDVDLDSVARRTPGFSGADLANVINEAALLTARKDQRAITNDSLEESIDRVIAGPQRRTRVMSDQEKKITAYHEGGHALVAWALPHAAPVHKVTILSRGRSLGHTLVLPTEDKYTQTRAEMIDTLAYALGGRAAEELVFHEPTTGAGNDIEKATQLARAMITQYGMSSKLGAIKYGTTGDEPFLGRSMGHERDYSDAVAAEIDGEMRALIELAHDEAWEILVEYRDVLDNIVLELMEKETLSTADMARICARVAKRPPMAPYHGFGKRQPSTEPPVLTPAEKEALKAQAQADGASVGGSAVGGSSNNSDGTH from the coding sequence ATGGAACGTACGCGTTTCTTCCGCCGACCGGTGGTCTGGATCATCCTGGTCATCCTCGGCGCCGTTGTGCTCAGTCAGCTCTTTACCGCTGGCCCCAGTTTCCACCGGGTGGACACCTCGGTGGCGCTTGACCAGCTCCACACCGCCAAGATCAATAAAGTGGTCTTCCAGGACAAGGAGCAGACGCTCCAGCTGGAACTCGCCCAGAAGACCAAGTTCGGCGACACCACGACCGACCGGATCGAGGCCCAGTTCCCGTACGAGGCGGGCAACGACATCTGGAAGCAGGTGCTCGACGCCAAGGCCGCCGACCGGGTCACCGGCCCGGCCGACGCCAAGGTCTCCTCGGACAGCATCTGGGTCAGCCTGCTGGTCAACCTGCTCCCCATTGCGCTGCTCGTGCTCCTGCTGCTGTTCTTCATGTCGCAGATGCAGGGCGGCGGCTCCCGGGTGCTCAACTTCGGCAAGTCCAAGGCCAAGATGATCACCAAGGACACGCCGAAGACCACGTTCGCGGACGTGGCCGGCGCGGACGAGGCCGTCGAGGAGCTGCACGAGATCAAGGACTTCCTGCAGAACCCGGCGAAGTACCAGGCCCTGGGCGCCAAGATCCCGAAGGGTGTGCTGCTCTTCGGCCCGCCCGGCACCGGTAAGACCCTGCTCGCCCGGGCGGTCGCCGGTGAGGCCGGGGTGCCGTTCTACTCCATCTCCGGCTCGGACTTCGTGGAGATGTTCGTCGGTGTCGGCGCCAGCCGGGTCCGCGACCTCTTCGAGCAGGCCAAGTCGAACGCGCCGGCGATCGTCTTCGTCGACGAGATCGACGCGGTCGGCCGGCACCGCGGCGCCGGCATGGGCGGCGGCCACGACGAACGGGAGCAGACCCTCAACCAGCTCCTGGTCGAGATGGACGGCTTCGACACCAAGGGCGGCGTCATCCTGATCGCCGCCACCAACCGGCCGGACATCCTCGACCCGGCGCTGCTGCGCCCGGGCCGCTTCGACCGGCAGATCCCGGTGGACGCGCCCGACATGGAGGGCCGCAAGGCCATCCTGCGGGTGCACGCCAAGGGCAAGCCGTTCACGCCCGACGTCGATCTCGACTCGGTCGCCCGGCGTACCCCCGGCTTCAGCGGTGCCGACCTGGCCAACGTGATCAACGAGGCCGCGCTGCTCACCGCCCGTAAGGACCAGCGGGCGATCACCAACGACTCCCTGGAGGAGTCGATCGACCGGGTGATCGCCGGCCCGCAGCGCCGGACCCGGGTGATGAGCGACCAGGAGAAGAAGATCACCGCGTACCACGAGGGTGGGCACGCGCTGGTCGCCTGGGCGCTGCCGCACGCCGCGCCGGTGCACAAGGTGACCATCCTGTCCCGGGGCCGGTCGCTGGGCCACACCCTGGTCCTGCCGACCGAGGACAAGTACACCCAGACCCGGGCCGAGATGATCGACACCCTGGCGTATGCGCTGGGTGGCCGGGCCGCCGAGGAGCTGGTCTTCCACGAGCCCACCACCGGCGCCGGCAACGACATCGAGAAGGCCACCCAGCTGGCCCGCGCGATGATCACCCAGTACGGCATGAGCTCCAAGCTCGGTGCGATCAAGTACGGCACCACCGGCGACGAGCCGTTCCTCGGCCGCAGCATGGGCCACGAGCGGGACTACTCGGACGCGGTGGCCGCCGAGATCGACGGCGAGATGCGGGCGCTGATCGAGCTGGCCCACGACGAGGCCTGGGAGATCCTGGTGGAATACCGGGACGTCCTGGACAACATCGTGCTCGAGCTGATGGAGAAGGAGACCCTCTCCACCGCCGACATGGCTCGGATCTGCGCCCGGGTGGCGAAGCGCCCGCCGATGGCCCCGTACCACGGCTTCGGCAAGCGCCAGCCCTCCACCGAGCCGCCGGTGCTCACCCCGGCCGAGAAGGAGGCCCTGAAGGCGCAGGCCCAGGCCGACGGCGCCTCGGTCGGCGGCTCCGCGGTCGGCGGTTCCTCGAACAACTCGGACGGTACGCACTGA